Proteins found in one Stigmatopora nigra isolate UIUO_SnigA chromosome 15, RoL_Snig_1.1, whole genome shotgun sequence genomic segment:
- the LOC144208681 gene encoding caspase recruitment domain-containing protein 11 produces the protein MSGVTLLTEEAEIPQEENRLSPSWSEEYCEELWERVEGVRHKLTRILNPAKLTPYLRQCKVIDEQDEDEVLNSIQYPIRITKAGRLLDILRGQGPRGLQAFMESLEFYHPEQYTQLTGEQPTQRCSLILDEEGPEGLTQFLLLEVRKLRVQLRNSRLCERRLSQRCQVAEEDRTRAERKTQEMRHDRLQLERLRQELDSANRELGRLKDRHLEQSDKYSRALEGQSKASIREKELLNQVQDLKSRLTEAEHQTIKPGISQIQTNTKKCLLTNGGLGGPPAIPAKPSYCIDVPKTGNMGTPMKSPIPTTGVIALMDILRQDRKEASEQRQELCNFITKLQSEIQNTEDHKDKLQSQCEQLQLKVRTLQVDWDTEQKRSMAYFNQITEIERERDQAMRNRDSLQLEYTDCLLDKNRLRKRIEELQVKMELQQRELEQVTEKCREQSSCFHSSYLSLCSEDQCYGPCCSLDLDLNLPVNGTHRQLRKVFSRGQTNDNSEDSHSNSEENPLSSTEDEKEINRLSIFTFPPCLNSINRRFNTEFDLDSWGSDENDIPGEHSEPSLGDSMNSLHSHLFPPDLVNLPAANAHQLSPSSPRIPPMSPSSSPPLTPKNSKASLADDITILGGNQTGIFVSHVKAGSVAERCGLKEGSELLELENVLLGGGNIVLSQCTAEIAHFSLQWWTEASTLIHKYNQEAYAKLCSQLSLSTYKGPDSFYVRVNLCIEPLGDPSSLRVSCDDIIHVTDTRYNGKYSWRCSLVDPSTANPKQAGSMPNYNRAQQLLLVKLQKMALEQKDFKKKKSCSRIRLVKGLHLKSNAIGSTQQVLYTLNKRHQENLIPYSLVQPVKVHSKRPVIFSPSILSHGLIERLLQPVESGLHYNTCTPEIIPILERRDKNIFLLDSQAQGPTLGVRLESIQEVINQNKHCLLELGLHSVEHLLRHGIYPIVIHILPKNKKPKKLRKFFPRCGNLSAMEEMCQVEQLQLETLPLLYHTLEPSIWSGTEELLMAIRNVINIQQLSVAWVELDWLQ, from the exons ATGAGCG GTGTCACACTTTTGACTGAGGAAGCAGAAATCCCTCAGGAAGAAAACAGACTTTCTCCCTCATGGTCAGAGGAGTACTGTGAGGAGCTGTGGGAACGTGTGGAAGGAGTACGACATAAACTAACCCGCATCCTCAACCCAGCCAAACTCACCCCATATCTGCGGCAATGCAAAGTCATTGATGAACAAGATGAAGATGAGGTGCTCAACTCCATTCAGTATCCAATCCGCATCACAAAGGCTG GTCGTTTGTTGGACATTCTTCGTGGCCAAGGTCCAAGAGGTCTCCAGGCCTTTATGGAGTCACTGGAGTTTTACCATCCGGAACAATACACACAGCTGACTGGAGAGCAGCCAACACAACGATGCTCTCTCATTTTAG ATGAAGAAGGTCCAGAGGGTTTGACTCAGTTTCTGCTGCTGGAGGTCCGAAAACTGAGAGTACAACTTCGAAACAGCCGGTTGTGTGAACGCCGTTTATCTCAGCGCTGTCAGGTTGCTGAGGAGGACCGTACCCGTGCTGAACGTAAAACTCAAGAAATGCGACATGACAGACTGCAACTAGAGAG GTTACGTCAAGAATTGGATTCGGCCAATCGAGAGCTTGGCAGGCTAAAAGATAGACACTTAGAACAGTCTGATAAGTACTCCAGAGCCCTAGAAGGACAAAGCAAAGCCTCCATACGGGAGAAAGAACTGCTTAATCAA GTTCAAGATCTAAAGTCCAGATTAACAGAGGCAGAGCATCAAACAATCAAACCTGGAATTAGTCAGATTCAaacaaatacaaagaaatgTTTGTTAACCAATGGAGGATTAGGCGGTCCGCCGGCTATACCTGCCAAGCCATCCTACTGTATTGATGTTCCGAAAACAGGAAACATGGGTACTCCAATGAAGAGTCCAATTCCTACTACTGGAGTCATA GCACTGATGGACATTCTTCGCCAGGATCGCAAAGAGGCTTCTGAGCAGAGACAGGAACTCTGCAACTTCATCACCAAACTTCAATCAGAGATACAGAACACTGAAGACCATAAGGACAAG CTGCAATCACAATGTGAGCAGCTACAGCTGAAAGTAAGGACTCTCCAGGTCGACTGGGATACAGAACAGAAGAGGAGTATGGCCTACTTTAACCAAATCACTGAAATTGAAAGGGAGAGGGACCAG GCGATGCGCAATCGTGACAGCCTGCAGTTGGAGTACACCGACTGTCTACTAGATAAGAATCGTCTGCGTAAACGCATCGAAGAGCTACAGGTTAAAATGGAACTGCAGCAGCGGGAGTTGGAGCAGGTGACAGAAAAGTGCAGGGAGCAAAGCTCCTGTTTTCACAGT TCCTACTTGTCGCTATGCAGTGAAGACCAATGCTACGGACCCTGCTGTTCCCTTGACCTGgacctgaacttacctgttaaTGGCACCCATCGTCAGTTAAGAAAG GTATTCTCTAGAGGCCAAACAAATGACAATTCAGAGG ATTCTCATTCGAACTCTGAAGAGAATCCACTTTCGTCG ACAGAAGATGAGAAGGAAATAAATCGCCTTTCAATATTCACATTTCCTCCTTGTTTGAACTCCATCAACCGAAGATTCAATACAGA GTTTGATTTGGACTCTTGGGGCAGTGATGAGAATGACATTCcag GTGAACACAGTGAACCCTCTTTAGGGGATTCCATGAACTCCCTTCACTCTCATCTCTTCCCCCCCGATCTGGTCAACCTGCCAGCTGCTAATGCACATCAACTCAGTCCCAGCAGTCCAAG GATACCTCCTATGTCTCCATCTTCAAGTCCTCCACTAACTCCAAAAAACAGTAAAGCCAGCCTTGCTGATGACATTACTATTCTTGGTGGAAACCAAACAGGAATCTTTGTCAGCCACGTTAAAGCTGGTTCAGTGGCAGAGCGATGTGGATTGAAGGAGGGAAGTGAGCTCCTAGAG CTAGAAAATGTTCTCTTGGGTGGAGGAAATATCGTGCTCAGCCAGTGCACGGCAGAAATAGCCCACTTTTCTCTCCAATGGTGGACTGAAGCATCCACGCTCATACACAAGTACAACCAAGAAG CATATGCCAAGCTGTGTTCCCAACTCTCATTGTCCACCTATAAGGGTCCTGACTCATTTTACGTGCGGGTCAATCTCTGCATTGAGCCTCTCGGAGACCCATCGTCGCTGCGTGTGTCATGTGATGATATCATTCATGTCACAGACACAAGGTACAATGGTAAATATAGCTGGCGTTGTTCCCTCGTGGACCCGAGCACAGCCAACCCCAAGCAGGCTGGTAGCATGCCAAATTATAACAG gGCACAACAGCTGTTACTtgtcaagttacaaaaaatggCCTTGGAGCAGAAAGACTTCAAAAAGAAG AAATCCTGTAGTCGAATTCGCCTGGTAAAGGGTTTGCATCTAAAATCCAATGCTATTGGGTCTACGCAGCAGGTCCTTTACACTCTGAACAAAC GGCATCAAGAAAACTTGATCCCTTATAGTCTAGTACAGCCAGTCAAGGTTCACTCCAAGCGACCAGTCATCTTTTCTCCGTCTATCCTCTCTCATGGGCTCATAGAGCGACTGCTGCAGCCTGTCGAGTCTGGTTTACATTACAATACTTGCACACCAG AGATAATACCCATATTGGAGAGGAGAGACAAGAACATTTTTCTGTTGGATTCCCAAGCTCAAGGGCCAACTCTTGGCGTACGGCTAGAGTCAATACAAGAGGTCATCAACCAG AATAAACACTGTTTGTTAGAGCTCGGATTACATAGTGTTGAGCATTTATTGAGACATGGAATTTACCCTATTGTCATCCACATTCTTCCAAAGAACAAAAAGCCTAAAAAGCTAAG AAAGTTTTTTCCACGATGTGGGAACTTAAGTGCAATGGAAGAGATGTGCCAGGTGGAGCAGTTACAGTTGGAAACTCTGCCCTTGCTCTATCATACTTTGGAGCCCAGCATATGGAGCGGTACAGAAGAACTGCTTATGGCCATACGAAATGTCATCAATATCCAACAATTGTCTGTAGCTTGGGTTGAGCTGGATTGGCTGCAGTAA
- the cdc42ep1b gene encoding cdc42 effector protein 1b: protein MSIGKLPRIKGLVSGSQERRRFKSELSVDMISVPMGDFRHTMHVGRGGDVFGDTSFLSNYGGVREPGSPDSGNSSKSTGFLTRTFRHIRKNSGPRGDTRDLPSPPPDISPIIKNAVSLPQLNIDVSNGCLQRVMLPSSISSTDSALCTYGIQSGFATLPRSTRLDRPFLDGELRASQRDRPGKPVTRSDSFTSFTLDLGPSLMSEVLGLFDDPSSLRVASHVAAAEEEEKNDADDEGDDGSLTETFVSPTGSSTNSSMRSVSSRRNGNGKEHSCSSSWTEEDRRSIATSSKSPPRSPPKQESAMESERFQRAAEVLSRHYGGGPVAKPSPPVSKTPYTFSEEEEEIKV, encoded by the exons ATGAGTATTGGAAAGCTTCCAAGGATTAAAGGCCTAGTGTCTGGCTCCCAGGAAAGACGTCGTTTCAAGAGCGAGCTCTCCGTGGACATGATCAGCGTACCCATGGGCGACTTCCGACACACCATGCACGTCGGCCGTGGGGGAGACGTTTTTGGCGACACTTCCTTCCTGAGCAACTACGGAGGAGTCCGGGAGCCGGGGAGCCCCGATTCGGGGAACAGCTCCAAGTCGACGGGCTTCCTCACGCGTACTTTCAGGCATATTCGGAAAAATTCTGGGCCACGGGGAGATACGAGGGACTTACCCTCGCCGCCGCCGGACATCTCCCCCATCATCAAGAATGCCGTCTCTCTGCCTCAACTCAACATTGACGTGTCCAATGGGTGCCTTCAGAGGGTGATGCTCCCGAGTTCCATCAGCTCAACAGATAGCGCCCTCTGCACATATG GTATCCAATCCGGATTTGCTACATTACCACGTTCCACTCGCCTCGACCGCCCGTTTCTCGACGGAGAACTCCGGGCGTCTCAACGAGACCGTCCTGGCAAGCCAGTGACCCGCTCCGACTCCTTCACCTCCTTCACTCTTGACCTCGGGCCTTCCCTTATGAGCGAGGTCCTGGGCTTATTTGACGACCCCAGCTCCCTTCGGGTGGCCAGCCATGTCGCCGCGGCTGAGGAGGAAGAGAAAAACGATGCCGATGACGAGGGAGACGACGGATCTCTAACGGAGACGTTTGTGAGCCCCACCGGCAGTTCCACAAACTCCTCGATGCGCAGCGTGTCGTCGAGAAGGAACGGCAACGGCAAGGAGCATTCTTGTAGCAGCAGCTGGACAGAGGAGGACAGAAGGTCAATTGCTACATCCTCCAAATCTCCTCCGAGGTCTCCTCCCAAACAAGAATCCGCCATGGAGTCGGAGCGCTTCCAGAGGGCAGCGGAGGTGCTGTCCCGGCATTACGGTGGGGGTCCCGTGGCCAAGCCGAGCCCTCCTGTTTCCAAAACACCATACACGTTctcagaggaagaggaagaaatcAAAGTATAA
- the LOC144209047 gene encoding galectin-1-like has protein sequence MTMNTEMNNINLKVGDQLKITGEILHNAERFQIDLGYDSEDLALHFNPRFHDDTNGAVIVCNSKIAGSWGNEKRELHNPLHRGTHVKLVFKLTGDMFEVELPDGHEIKFPNRVDMAVINFVRISGDFKLTCLKIC, from the exons ATGACAATG AACACTGAAATGAACAACATAAATCTGAAAGTTGGAGATCAACTGAAAATAACAGGTGAAATCCTCCATAATGCTGAAAG ATTCCAGATTGATCTCGGCTACGATTCGGAAGATTTAGCTTTGCATTTCAACCCGCGTTTCCATGACGACACAAATGGAGCGGTTATTGTGTGCAACTCAAAAATTGCTGGTTCCTGGGGCAATGAGAAAAGGGAGTTACACAATCCCTTGCACCGAGGCACACATGTGAAG CTTGTGTTCAAGCTGACCGGTGACATGTTTGAAGTAGAACTTCCCGATGGACACGAAATCAAGTTTCCCAATCGTGTGGATATGGCGGTGATCAACTTTGTCCGGATCAGTGGAGACTTCAAACTGACTTGCTTAAAGATCTGTTAA
- the pick1 gene encoding PRKCA-binding protein, which produces MFTDMDFELEEDKLGIPTVPGTVSLKKDANNLIGISIGGGAQYCPCLYIVQVFDNTPAALEGMLAAGDEITGVNGKPVKGKTKVEVAKMIQAVQGEAIIHYNKLQADPKQGKSLDIVLKKVKHRLVENMSSGTADALGLSRAILCNDGLVKRLEELEKTGELYKGLMEHTKRLLRAFFELSQTHRGFGDVFSVIGVREPQAAASEAFVKFADAHRSIEKYGIQLLKTIKPMLHDLNTYLHKAIPDTKLTIRKYLDVKFEYLSYCLKVKEMDDEEYSSIAMGEPLYRVCTGNYEYRLVLRCRQEARARFAKMRKDVLEKIELLDQKHVQDIVFQLQRFVSGMSHYYDECYAVLKEADVFPIEVDLSRTTINYTSPSYTYTDEEETEDCAGGGEEGETCQGIQAENGSEKLIDDE; this is translated from the exons ATGTTCACCGACATGGATTTTGAATTAGAAGAGGATAAATT AGGAATACCAACAGTACCTGGCACTGTTTCTCTGAAAAAAGATGCAAATAACCTTATTGGGATCAGCATTGGTGGTGGGGCTCAATACTGCCCCTGCCTCTATATTGTTCAG GTTTTTGACAACACACCGGCAGCTCTCGAAGGGATGCTTGCAGCAGGTGATGAAATCACTGGAGTCAATGGCAAACCAGTAAAGGGAAAGACAAAAGTGGAAGTGGCTAAGATGATTCAAGCTGTACAG GGTGAAGCAATAATCCACTACAACAAATTGCAAGCAGACCCAAAACAGGGAAAGTCTCTGGATATAG TTCTGAAGAAGGTCAAACATCGGCTGGTGGAGAACATGAGTTCTGGCACTGCTGATGCCCTTGGCCTTAGTCGAGCTATCTTATGCAATG ATGGACTTGTTAAAAGACTGGAGGAACTAGAGAAAACAGGAGAGCTTTATAAAG GCTTAATGGAGCACACCAAGCGATTGCTCAGAGCCTTTTTTGAGCTTTCCCAAACCCACAGAG GATTTGGGGACGTCTTTTCTGTGATCGGAGTACGAGAGCCCCAAGCTGCCGCCAGCGAAGCTTTTGTGAAGTTTGCTGATGCTCACCGCAGTATTGAGAAATACGGCATTCAGTTACTAAAGACCATCAAGCCT ATGCTCCACGATTTGAACACTTACCTTCATAAAGCCATACCAGACACAAAGCTCACTATCCGCAAGTACCTGGATGTGAAATTTGAGTATTTG TCATACTGCTTAAAGGTGAAGGAAATGGATGATGAGGAATACAGCAGTATT GCTATGGGTGAACCTCTGTATCGGGTATGTACTGGGAACTACGAGTACCGTTTGGTGCTGCGGTGTCGACAGGAGGCTCGCGCTAGATTTGCCAAAATGAGGAAAGATGTACTGGAGAAGATAGAACTTCTAGATCAGAAACATG TCCAAGACATCGTTTTCCAGCTGCAGCGCTTCGTGTCGGGCATGTCGCATTACTACGACGAGTGTTATGCCGTGCTCAAGGAGGCTGACGTTTTTCCTATCGAGGTAGATCTCTCCCGCACCACCATCAACTACACCAGCCCCTCTTATACTTACACCGATGAGGAAGAGACAGAGGATTGTGCGGGAGGAGGCGAAGAAGGAGAAACATGCCAAGGCATCCAGGCAGAGAATGGAAGTGAGAAACTGATTGATGATGAATGA